In Plasmodium gaboni strain SY75 chromosome 14, whole genome shotgun sequence, one genomic interval encodes:
- a CDS encoding putative 60S ribosomal protein L10 gives MGRRPARCYRYCKNKPYPKSRYCRGVPDPKIRIYDMGRKKADVNEFSGVVHLVSYEYEQISSEALEAARISANKYMITNCGKDNFHLRVRIHPFHVLRINKMLSCAGADRLQTGMRGAFGKPNGVVARVDIGQVLLSIRTKENFVSKACEALRRAKYKFPGRQKVFVSNKWGFTPFSKDEYQQYKKKGRIISDGVSCKFIREKGPLDKIYKDINTVLES, from the coding sequence ATGGGAAGAAGACCAGCAAGGTGTTATAGGTACTGTAAAAATAAACCCTACCCAAAGAGTCGTTATTGTAGAGGTGTTCCTGACCCTAAGATAAGAATTTATGATATGGGTAGAAAGAAAGCTGATGTTAATGAATTTAGTGGTGTAGTACATTTAGTTTCTTACGAATATGAACAGATATCATCTGAAGCTTTAGAAGCTGCACGTATTAGTGCtaacaaatatatgatTACTAATTGTGGTAAAGATAATTTCCATTTAAGAGTAAGAATACATCCTTTCCACGTTTTAAGAATTAATAAGATGTTGTCATGTGCAGGTGCTGATAGACTTCAAACTGGTATGAGAGGAGCATTTGGTAAACCAAATGGTGTTGTTGCCAGAGTTGATATTGGTCAAGTGCTACTTTCTATTAGAACTAAAGAAAATTTTGTTAGCAAAGCTTGTGAAGCCTTAAGAAGAGCTAAATATAAGTTCCCAGGAAGACAAAAAGTTTTTGTTAGTAATAAATGGGGATTTACACCATTCTCTAAAGATGAATATcaacaatataaaaaaaaaggaagaaTTATTTCAGATGGTGTCAGTTGTAAATTTATTAGAGAAAAAGGACCATtagataaaatatacaaagATATTAACACTGTATTGGaatcataa
- a CDS encoding serine/threonine protein phosphatase PP1, translated as MALEIDIDNVISKLIEVRGTRPGKNVNLTENEIKILCLSSREIFLNQPILLELEAPIKICGDIHGQFYDLLRLFEYGGFPPDANYLFLGDYVDRGKQSLETICLLLAYKIKYPENFFLLRGNHECASINRIYGFYDECKRRYSVKLWKTFIDCFNCLPVAAIIDEKIFCMHGGLSPELNNMEQIRKITRPTDVPDNGLLCDLLWSDPEKEINGWGENDRGVSFTFGQDVVHNFLRKHELDLICRAHQVVEDGYEFFAKRQLVTLFSAPNYCGEFDNAGAMMSVDETLMCSFQILKPVEKKKAAN; from the exons atggCATTAGAAATAGATATAGATAATGTAATATCAAAACTAATAGAAGTTCGTGGAACTAGACCAGGAAAAAATGTTAATTTGACagaaaatgaaataaaaatattatgcTTATCAAGTAgagaaatatttttaaacCAACCAATTTTATTAGAATTAGAAGCAccaataaaaatatgtgGAGATATCCATGGACAGTTTTATGATTTGTTAAGGTTATTTGAATATGGTGGATTTCCACCCGATGCAAATTATCTATTTTTAG gTGATTATGTGGATAGAGGGAAACAAAGTTTAGAAACcatttgtttattattagcatataaaataaaatatcctgaaaatttttttttattaagaGGTAATCACGAATGTGCTTCAATAAATAGAATATACGGATTCTATGATGAATGTAAAAGAAGATATAGTGTGAAGCTGTGGAAAACTTTTATTGATTGCTTTAACTGCTTACCTGTGGCAGCTATAATTGACgaaaaaattttttgtatGCATGGTGGTTTATCACCtgaattaaataatatggaaCAAATAAGGAAAATAACAAGGCCTACTGATGTTCCTGATAATG GTTTATTATGTGATTTATTGTGGTCTGATCcagaaaaagaaattaatgGTTGGGGGGAGAATGATCGAGGAGTTTCTTTTACTTTCGGTCAAGATGTTGTTCATAACTTTTTAAGAAAACATGAATTAGATTTAATATGCAGGGCACATCAg GTCGTGGAGGATGGATATGAATTTTTTGCAAAGAGGCAATTAGTTACATTATTTTCTGCTCCTAATTATTGTGGAGAATTTGATAATGCCGGTGCAATGATGAGTGTCGACGAGACATTAATGTGTTCCTTTCAA ATTTTAAAACCAGTGGAAAAAAAGAAAGCAGccaattaa